CCCAACATTCAAATGATCAACTAAGGCTTGGGTCAAATTGTTTGCTGCTTGTACAGCTTCTTTACGCTTTTGTTCTgtataaaatgaataaaagtATGCCAGTGAGTCAATTGTCTTGTTGCTATAACTACTTATACCTACTAAGAAACACTaccttgtttttcttttctgacGGCTTGTTGTTGCTGATGTTCCTTCACTATCGACGAAAGcattttataacaatattatGGTAAAGGGTTTCTGAAATAATAGTTCTCAACACCGTGTTTGATTTGCAAAGATGACTTTATTCAATTGTTTGCTTACATTTAATTCCTAACCTCTAAATTCGATACAGATACAgcgcaaaatatttatatatattaggtCATTATCCTGCTTACAGAGGGCACTCCAATCAGTTTCTAAAATAACGCGCGAAATATGATTTGTCATATACACTTATGGTACTTAAGTATCGAGACACCGAAACTTCAGTCACTTCTTTGGGCTTTATTAACCAATGACCGAGAACAAAAAATGCACAGGCTACATTGTTTCAAATTTACAATCCAAGAAATGTAGTTGTGAAAAATTAGATTGATCTCATTCGAAAGGGATTTAAAAAACTATACGCGCAAGATATTTTAGAAAACAATGTAAATTTGAATACTATATAATAAAGAAAGATCACTATAACTATCTTGAtgacaaaatttgtttttgattcaaaGTTAGGGATAGTAATCaataatgaagaaaaaagataTATGCAATGAAATTTATTCATAAGCTTTCAagttgaaattatttatgaatctcataaatattaaaaggTAGCGAATTTATGAAATTCAGTTAAAATAAGTTTGCAATTTACAAATTTCAGCAAGCTCTTGATGTTCTgtcttgatatttttaaagtaaagATAATAAAAGGATACCTGTAATCAATAGATGTGTACTTTTCATGTGGTAATGGTAAAAGATAGGAAAAGAAATGGTTGAATTTCtagattaaaaatattaaaattttcaacaacaataaattgattaattaaaaatttctcaaattttcagAATGAAAAAGTAATGATGAAAGTTAAacttaatgaaaataatgataagagtttacaaattatttttgttaaaattatttctataacCAGGAAATTCAACAAATGCGTAAATTAGTATAGTCAGCAAATTGTAAAGTCTTTTTTACGATTTGCAAGTATTGGAAAAGAACTATTAAAAGTTATGAGGAAACTGAGGTTTGGAATGGTGGAGGGAGGATTATTTGGGCGAGTTTaatcttttttgaaaattaattggCGTTCTAAACAAGTATAGTAAaagtgaacaaatttgaagtataaaaattatagaagATTGATAAAGAATATGATCGTATGAAGTTATATAAAGCTCTATATGCTCCCTACctatgtaaaataaataaaaagattttgaTGAATCTTGACTATTGGTTTTCTCCGTTATTTATCTATCATTCAATGTATTTTTCATCCCCTTTCATAGAACTTCAACTTTCAGCAAccccattatttcatttcATTCTTGACTTGATTTTGAAGCTTGTGGATCTTCAAAGACTTCGAAACTTGAATTTCTTTGTCGACCGGGAATAGAATCATTTCGGTATTTGGAGCTGATCATATTCTTTCTCACGTACTAGAAGCGCGCGAAAACCTTTGGAAGAATCTTCGTTAATTCAAGAGCTAAGATCTTCATTAATCTCGTCTTCGATTGTTTTCgttcaaaaatattctttcTTAATATTCTTTCTTTCTGAGCGAGTGAAACTTGCAAACTTCCCTCTATCATCCAATACCTCTTGATTCAAAAccttataaacaaagaaacatgTTAGAGAGCCTACATCTattgatatatatatttatttattgtttgtCTGTTTCTGAAGTgccttatataatattactttaaattgttttcttttctgttaATCATTATGTACCAAAAGAATTCGCAATTGAAACCCATCTTGTTGTAAACTGGTACAGTATTTATTGAACGCAAGAGAGTTGGAATATTAACACGACCAATTGTCAagtaataaaatatcaacaaatttataaacaaatcaAAGTAGGATAATTGATCGGCTATATTCCAACTTTTACATAGTTTTCCAGATTACACAATAATAATGAATTCAGTTTTATTATCTTAACTTGACAAttctagttttataaaaatggaAACTCGACATGTGAAAATAAGGATATATTTGTCCATTCTGACCTTTCTATTTTATGCAAAAATAGAAGTTCACATCGATCGTTTAGAAAACTCCATTTACGTTTTTAAGTTAACGTAGTGTGTGCCAAACATTGAGCACATTGCATAGGAAGGTAAGAATAGCGACAGAATGTGAAGTTTGTATAATTATGACCCTGAGTGTACATAGGTAGAAGAAAATAGGGTCAGGTTGGGTCAAAGGATCATGTCACACAAATGGCTCCCAACACCTGGCCTCTCGCATCAAACCCGTCTCACTTAATATCGACCTGAAATCCATTAAGcaacgaaaaaaataattttctcatCCAGGTTATAGGGAGTTGTGCTTAGTAATTATTGCATGTTTTACACGTTTTTTCCCCTCTTCTCCATCTAGCATTCTTtaacttttttcctctctttcatTCTCTCCCTTCCATGCACACATTCTTTTATTCAGACATTTTCTCCCACAATCATTTCCATTTCATTTCCACTTTTGctttaaaactatttttggCAGTTTACAAAAACATACCAATTTAATGAGAAGCTTTTTGAGGAAACATATTCTCTTTAAGTGAGActctattttttctttgcttaaaagaaatacattttttattgtactacttagaaaaatattcagaaattgtaaaaacaaatttttttacatccACGACTGTTCATGTCTATGTACACTGCCTGAATTTTTATACGAAGCTTTATTTGTTGATTGGCGATTTGACTTACGTGGAGAGTAGGAGCGTGATCTGGATCTTTCATAACGCGAGGAGCGCCGTCGGTTTGAGTAATAAGGACTTGGCGAACGACGGTAGTTTCCTCTGCTGTTGTAACTAAGCAAAGAATACGATtagtaaaacaaatttttcaattcgaTCGTTAGGCTCAAGTGAATTTTTACTTactctcttcttctttgtccatCCCAGCCACCACTGCCGCCACCACCgccgccaccaccaccactaccgccgccgccaccgcagACATGTGTAGGTTTGCCTATGTAAATTCCTGGGGTTGGTGTGTGAGCCCGTTCTGTGATAGAATAATCCACCCTGATTCGTCGTCCATCAATTGCCATTCCACTGCATTGTTCTTTAGCTACCTTTGCATCTTCCAGTGATTCAAAGTACACAAAACAAAATCCTTTTGGGCGCTTTGtctgaaaaaaaaagcaataCATAATAACAACTTTGCCTTTTCATAGTCTAAAGTATTTTGTTGCCCAAGGCCTTTAACGCATCACCTACACTCAATTGCGTACGTTCTAAATCTTGGGCTAGATTTATGTTCCCCAATTTACTTTGTATGTTATTTCTATATTGAAAAAGGGGTAAAAAATACTAACAATATAGATACTACTGGGGTATTTCGAATTTGATCACATAAAATATACTGAAGATAAACATACCTTTGCATCAATGACAACGACTACGCGCTCCACAGGTCCATATTTTGAGAAGATATGATAAAGACTTTGTTCACTGGTACAGATTGATAAACCAAAGACACCTAAGCACCGGCTTGGAGTAGGATTATCTCTGTTTCCAACATGACGTCTTCTGGAGGACATTGGACTTCTTGAGTGTGATCTGGTATACATGTTTCTATCCCTTGAGTAACGAGATCTGGAGTAAGATCGAGATCTGCTGCGAGAAGCACGACCTCTATAGGGTGAGCGACTACGACTTCTGCTGCCACCTCTGCGACCCTCATACTTGGAGCTGCGGTATGACTTGCGACTGCGGGTGACAGAGTGGCTGCGTGACCTTGAGTAGTTCTTCATGGCCCTGTGGCCTTCCTTGTGCTCCCGGTACTTGCTTGACTTTGAATGTGAACGTGATTCCTGCATGTCGTCGTCGGCTCTTGATCTTCTTGGACTTGCACTGCGACTTCCACTCCGCTTCTGTGTGTAAGGTAGCAAATGATGCTTGgaaaagtacaaaaaaattGACATTCAAAGGAAACACCATGCAACAGTAGTCATCATGCCAGGATgaagttttataaaaattcttgAATGTTAGTCTTGACAACTTCGTTTAATCGATTCGCgtacataaaaattaaatagaaTCAGCGAATTAGATGTAAACTACGTATATAAAAacagtaaatatttatatagttAACAACGCGCGGTTCGATTATACCGAAAAGTAAGGTAATAAGATTTCGAGAATGGAGCAGAACGTAGAGGCAAGAAGAAGACGGAAAATACTACGGAACAACTACACATAGAATTTCACCAAGAGACAGGCAATTGTTCTCcggcgaaataaaaaaaagggtTCATGCATGCCTCTCGGGAAGAGTCGGCCATGCGATTCTCGCCGTCTCATGCACGCATCAGCTTACGCAGTGCATCACCGCGCGGCAAAACGATCCTTACCTTGACGTCGTCCATAATAATCAAAGCGCACTGTTGTTGCCCGGCTTTTCAACCAGCGAAATTCGCTTCGCCGTTGAAAATCCTGCAATTTGGGGACAGAGAAAGTAGAACAAAGAAGTCCAGAGGCGGCGATTTTTCGGGAACGTGAATGCGAGAAATACGCAGCTCGGAGCGTCgtttccttctctctttcgtcgtCGCTACTTCCGTTCC
The sequence above is a segment of the Nasonia vitripennis strain AsymCx chromosome 3, Nvit_psr_1.1, whole genome shotgun sequence genome. Coding sequences within it:
- the LOC100116671 gene encoding transformer-2 protein homolog alpha isoform X1, with the translated sequence MDDVKHHLLPYTQKRSGSRSASPRRSRADDDMQESRSHSKSSKYREHKEGHRAMKNYSRSRSHSVTRSRKSYRSSKYEGRRGGSRSRSRSPYRGRASRSRSRSYSRSRYSRDRNMYTRSHSRSPMSSRRRHVGNRDNPTPSRCLGVFGLSICTSEQSLYHIFSKYGPVERVVVVIDAKTKRPKGFCFVYFESLEDAKVAKEQCSGMAIDGRRIRVDYSITERAHTPTPGIYIGKPTHVCGGGGGSGGGGGGGGGSGGWDGQRRRDYNSRGNYRRSPSPYYSNRRRSSRYERSRSRSYSPRKSNRQSTNKASYKNSGSVHRHEQSWM
- the LOC100116671 gene encoding transformer-2 protein homolog alpha isoform X6 codes for the protein MDDVKKRSGSRSASPRRSRADDDMQESRSHSKSSKYREHKEGHRAMKNYSRSRSHSVTRSRKSYRSSKYEGRRGGSRSRSRSPYRGRASRSRSRSYSRSRYSRDRNMYTRSHSRSPMSSRRRHVGNRDNPTPSRCLGVFGLSICTSEQSLYHIFSKYGPVERVVVVIDAKTKRPKGFCFVYFESLEDAKVAKEQCSGMAIDGRRIRVDYSITERAHTPTPGIYIGKPTHVCGGGGGSGGGGGGGGGSGGWDGQRRRDYNSRGNYRRSPSPYYSNRRRSSRYERSRSRSYSPRRY
- the LOC100116671 gene encoding transformer-2 protein homolog alpha isoform X5, with protein sequence MDDVKKRSGSRSASPRRSRADDDMQESRSHSKSSKYREHKEGHRAMKNYSRSRSHSVTRSRKSYRSSKYEGRRGGSRSRSRSPYRGRASRSRSRSYSRSRYSRDRNMYTRSHSRSPMSSRRRHVGNRDNPTPSRCLGVFGLSICTSEQSLYHIFSKYGPVERVVVVIDAKTKRPKGFCFVYFESLEDAKVAKEQCSGMAIDGRRIRVDYSITERAHTPTPGIYIGKPTHVCGGGGGSGGGGGGGGGSGGWDGQRRRDYNSRGNYRRSPSPYYSNRRRSSRYERSRSRSYSPRFESRGIG
- the LOC100116671 gene encoding transformer-2 protein homolog alpha isoform X4, translated to MDDVKHHLLPYTQKRSGSRSASPRRSRADDDMQESRSHSKSSKYREHKEGHRAMKNYSRSRSHSVTRSRKSYRSSKYEGRRGGSRSRSRSPYRGRASRSRSRSYSRSRYSRDRNMYTRSHSRSPMSSRRRHVGNRDNPTPSRCLGVFGLSICTSEQSLYHIFSKYGPVERVVVVIDAKTKRPKGFCFVYFESLEDAKVAKEQCSGMAIDGRRIRVDYSITERAHTPTPGIYIGKPTHVCGGGGGSGGGGGGGGGSGGWDGQRRRDYNSRGNYRRSPSPYYSNRRRSSRYERSRSRSYSPRRY
- the LOC100116671 gene encoding transformer-2 protein homolog alpha isoform X2 — encoded protein: MDDVKKRSGSRSASPRRSRADDDMQESRSHSKSSKYREHKEGHRAMKNYSRSRSHSVTRSRKSYRSSKYEGRRGGSRSRSRSPYRGRASRSRSRSYSRSRYSRDRNMYTRSHSRSPMSSRRRHVGNRDNPTPSRCLGVFGLSICTSEQSLYHIFSKYGPVERVVVVIDAKTKRPKGFCFVYFESLEDAKVAKEQCSGMAIDGRRIRVDYSITERAHTPTPGIYIGKPTHVCGGGGGSGGGGGGGGGSGGWDGQRRRDYNSRGNYRRSPSPYYSNRRRSSRYERSRSRSYSPRKSNRQSTNKASYKNSGSVHRHEQSWM
- the LOC100116671 gene encoding transformer-2 protein homolog alpha isoform X3, producing MDDVKHHLLPYTQKRSGSRSASPRRSRADDDMQESRSHSKSSKYREHKEGHRAMKNYSRSRSHSVTRSRKSYRSSKYEGRRGGSRSRSRSPYRGRASRSRSRSYSRSRYSRDRNMYTRSHSRSPMSSRRRHVGNRDNPTPSRCLGVFGLSICTSEQSLYHIFSKYGPVERVVVVIDAKTKRPKGFCFVYFESLEDAKVAKEQCSGMAIDGRRIRVDYSITERAHTPTPGIYIGKPTHVCGGGGGSGGGGGGGGGSGGWDGQRRRDYNSRGNYRRSPSPYYSNRRRSSRYERSRSRSYSPRFESRGIG